A genomic stretch from uncultured Pseudodesulfovibrio sp. includes:
- a CDS encoding alkaline phosphatase family protein, producing MSILLSSKPRRRLVVLGLDGLPFDLAGRLGLSLPNIRRLAEKATTVRAELPELSPVNWTAFFTGEGPEKHGIFGFSYMDPNTYSLRITNSQDVDCPTIFDRLGEHGVVSRIINLPGTYPVRPLRGMCISGFVSLDFEKASYPTFLKEKIRSIDYKLEADTNRGRDNLNYLLAELRSTLDSRLQALEMLWPDLGWDVFVHVFTETDRLFHFFMDAVLHEEHPAHLDCMQFLADWDHAIGVFLERYDALPGSKRLIVLADHGFTELKTEVCLNTWLKQHGLLSQTGTPVDEWDASQISSESKAFALDPGRIYIHTADRFARGHVAESDKADLIDAITHGLLQLTYNGEPVMKAIHCKNELYPGTQSEQAPDLVCEPHPGFDLKAKFDRNDIFGLHGRTGTHTVDGALFFDTNDSRPKRMRNIGNTILQHFGIIK from the coding sequence ATGTCGATTCTTCTTTCTTCAAAGCCTCGCAGACGACTGGTCGTTCTCGGCTTGGACGGACTGCCGTTTGACCTTGCCGGACGCCTCGGCTTGAGCCTGCCCAACATTCGTAGACTCGCTGAAAAAGCGACTACTGTCCGAGCAGAACTACCGGAACTCTCACCTGTGAACTGGACCGCCTTCTTCACAGGTGAAGGGCCGGAAAAACACGGCATTTTCGGGTTTTCATATATGGATCCGAATACCTATTCACTCCGCATAACCAATAGCCAGGACGTGGACTGCCCAACGATCTTCGACCGCCTTGGCGAACACGGCGTCGTCTCCCGTATCATCAACCTGCCGGGTACATATCCGGTACGTCCGCTTCGCGGAATGTGCATATCCGGCTTTGTCTCACTCGACTTCGAAAAAGCCTCTTACCCCACGTTTTTAAAAGAAAAAATACGATCAATCGACTACAAATTGGAAGCGGACACCAACAGGGGGCGAGACAACCTCAACTATCTGCTCGCAGAATTGCGATCGACCCTCGACTCACGTTTACAAGCCCTTGAGATGCTCTGGCCCGACCTTGGCTGGGACGTATTTGTCCACGTCTTCACCGAAACTGATCGGCTCTTTCATTTCTTCATGGACGCAGTATTACACGAAGAGCACCCGGCCCACCTGGACTGCATGCAATTTCTCGCAGACTGGGACCATGCTATCGGCGTTTTTTTGGAACGATATGATGCCCTGCCCGGCTCAAAGCGACTCATCGTGCTGGCCGATCACGGTTTCACTGAACTCAAAACCGAAGTCTGTCTCAACACATGGCTGAAACAACACGGCTTACTCTCACAGACAGGCACGCCTGTCGACGAATGGGACGCATCACAGATTTCTTCTGAATCAAAAGCCTTCGCCCTTGACCCCGGTCGCATATACATTCACACGGCTGATCGATTCGCGCGAGGACACGTTGCAGAATCGGACAAAGCAGACTTGATCGACGCCATCACACACGGGTTGCTCCAGTTGACGTACAATGGTGAGCCAGTCATGAAGGCCATACACTGCAAAAATGAACTCTATCCCGGCACACAGTCAGAACAGGCTCCTGATCTGGTCTGTGAACCACACCCCGGCTTTGATCTCAAAGCAAAATTCGACCGCAATGACATATTTGGTTTGCATGGACGAACAGGGACACATACGGTGGACGGAGCATTGTTTTTCGACACAAACGATTCGCGACCGAAACGGATGCGCAACATCGGCAACACCATACTCCAACACTTTGGTATTATTAAATAA
- a CDS encoding MATE family efflux transporter — protein MSDTLTANMSRAPYRTIWNLAWPQLLMMLFHFLIGLADVWVAGYINREVQASLGIISQSLFFLLVVAMAVANGAVAAISQSLGAGLIMRVKRYIGLCLILAAILGGIFLFAGLPLKNLILVALQIPLEMRPVTEYFLTVYLLLLPPYYMLLITNAIFRARKQVIYPLYSMILVTALNTVLDLGLGLGWFGMPNIGFKGLAWATFASVTAGAILNLTVLAKQGLLKPNSFAPWRWMKRATPYLFKVAWPSGLMQIVWHSGYMVLYAITASLPWNAVNALAGMAIGLRIEALLFLPAFAFNMTASILIGHYLGARQPEEARKFGFRILRIGLISITLFSIVVWQFIGPWVDLLTRDAAVAAQAVSYLKWNMIAIPFTLTSMILAGAFNGAGATMYNMFIMGAATWGLRLPLAYGLGHIIMKDAEGIWIAMLCSQIIQSSVLLYFFTFKNWQRFAMIKNRNGHNGH, from the coding sequence ATGTCCGACACACTCACAGCCAACATGTCGCGCGCGCCGTACCGCACCATCTGGAACCTGGCCTGGCCCCAGCTCCTGATGATGCTTTTCCATTTTCTCATCGGATTGGCTGACGTATGGGTTGCCGGTTACATCAATCGCGAAGTCCAGGCGTCACTGGGCATCATTTCCCAATCCCTCTTCTTCCTCCTGGTTGTAGCCATGGCCGTTGCAAATGGCGCCGTTGCAGCCATCAGCCAATCACTGGGAGCGGGGTTGATCATGCGCGTCAAGCGGTACATTGGCCTTTGTCTCATTCTGGCTGCCATCCTTGGCGGCATATTCCTGTTTGCCGGCCTGCCGCTCAAGAACCTCATACTTGTCGCCTTGCAGATCCCTCTAGAGATGCGGCCCGTCACCGAGTACTTCCTGACAGTCTACCTCCTGTTGTTACCGCCCTACTACATGTTGCTCATCACTAACGCTATTTTTCGGGCGCGCAAACAGGTCATATACCCACTCTATTCAATGATCCTCGTCACCGCACTCAATACAGTGCTTGACCTTGGCCTTGGGCTCGGATGGTTTGGCATGCCGAACATCGGATTCAAAGGATTGGCTTGGGCAACGTTTGCCTCCGTAACAGCCGGAGCGATTCTCAACCTCACGGTTCTCGCCAAACAAGGCCTGCTCAAACCGAACAGTTTTGCCCCATGGCGATGGATGAAACGGGCGACACCCTATCTTTTCAAGGTAGCGTGGCCGTCTGGCCTCATGCAGATCGTCTGGCATTCAGGCTATATGGTTCTGTATGCCATCACTGCCAGCCTTCCATGGAACGCAGTAAACGCGCTGGCAGGCATGGCTATCGGCCTTCGCATCGAGGCACTGCTCTTTCTCCCCGCCTTTGCATTCAACATGACGGCCAGCATCCTGATCGGTCATTATCTTGGTGCCAGACAACCCGAGGAAGCGAGAAAATTCGGTTTCCGCATTCTCAGGATCGGCCTCATTTCAATCACACTTTTTTCCATTGTCGTCTGGCAGTTCATCGGACCATGGGTCGATCTGCTGACCCGTGACGCTGCCGTTGCCGCTCAGGCCGTGAGCTATCTCAAGTGGAACATGATCGCCATTCCGTTCACCCTGACCAGCATGATTCTGGCTGGTGCTTTCAACGGTGCGGGAGCGACCATGTACAATATGTTCATCATGGGTGCGGCAACCTGGGGACTCAGACTACCGCTGGCATATGGTCTTGGGCATATCATCATGAAAGATGCTGAAGGGATATGGATTGCCATGCTCTGCTCACAGATTATCCAGTCTTCTGTTCTTCTCTACTTCTTCACCTTCAAAAACTGGCAACGTTTCGCTATGATCAAGAATAGAAACGGCCACAACGGACACTAA
- a CDS encoding response regulator yields the protein MTDSSLDINMRILVVDDSSTMRRILKTSLKDMGLKNVVTADDGDAAWAIVQREPIDLILSDHKMPKMSGEEFLALVRGNDEYKCIPFIMVTAESFRENVMAAVKLGVSNYIVKPFSTDQLRKKILKVCTSTC from the coding sequence ATGACAGATAGCTCTCTTGATATTAATATGCGCATTTTGGTGGTGGATGATTCCAGTACCATGCGGCGAATCCTCAAAACCTCCCTCAAAGATATGGGGTTAAAAAATGTGGTTACAGCTGATGATGGGGATGCCGCGTGGGCGATAGTCCAACGGGAACCTATTGATCTTATCTTGTCGGATCACAAGATGCCCAAAATGTCTGGCGAGGAGTTTCTTGCCTTGGTTCGTGGTAATGATGAATACAAGTGCATCCCTTTTATTATGGTCACGGCTGAGTCCTTCAGGGAAAACGTCATGGCTGCGGTCAAGCTTGGGGTGTCAAATTACATCGTCAAACCATTCAGCACGGACCAGTTGCGTAAAAAAATCCTGAAGGTTTGCACTTCAACCTGCTAG
- the cbiQ gene encoding cobalt ECF transporter T component CbiQ, with product MAAITEHFASGESLIHRIDPRVRLLCGALVTIPLATLNSQPPAILGLAFGSLLILAARLNLVKVLKRLAVVNTFILFLWLFLPFSLPGNAIWSFGPFNATTEGVNLALLITIKSNAIVLTLMALMGTISIQNLGPAIQQLGIHQKLCHILLFTYRYIFVIHQEYMTMRTAMQARGFKPRTNAHTYRSYAWLVGMLLVKSWDRAERVQGAMRCRGFHGRFYSLTEFSTKPTDFIFLTVCLMFTARIIQLEFFPGVLP from the coding sequence ATGGCCGCCATCACTGAACATTTCGCTTCAGGAGAATCCCTCATCCACCGGATTGATCCTCGTGTCCGGTTGCTGTGCGGCGCACTTGTCACCATACCACTGGCCACCCTGAACTCTCAACCACCGGCGATACTGGGACTTGCCTTTGGCTCCCTGCTTATACTCGCGGCTCGGTTAAACCTCGTCAAAGTCCTCAAACGACTGGCAGTGGTAAACACCTTTATTCTCTTCCTCTGGCTCTTTTTGCCCTTCTCCCTACCAGGAAACGCCATATGGTCATTCGGACCGTTTAACGCCACGACAGAGGGCGTAAACCTGGCACTGCTCATCACCATCAAGTCAAACGCCATCGTTTTGACCCTCATGGCACTCATGGGCACCATTTCCATCCAGAATCTCGGGCCAGCCATCCAACAACTCGGCATACATCAAAAGCTCTGCCATATTCTTCTGTTCACTTACCGCTATATTTTCGTGATCCATCAGGAATACATGACCATGCGCACAGCCATGCAGGCCCGAGGCTTCAAGCCCAGAACCAATGCGCATACATATCGTTCATATGCATGGCTGGTGGGAATGCTGCTGGTCAAGAGTTGGGACCGTGCCGAACGGGTCCAGGGAGCCATGCGTTGTCGAGGCTTTCATGGTCGCTTCTATTCTCTCACCGAATTTTCAACAAAACCGACAGATTTCATTTTCCTGACGGTCTGTCTCATGTTCACCGCACGGATCATTCAACTGGAATTCTTCCCCGGAGTACTGCCATGA
- a CDS encoding phosphatidylglycerol lysyltransferase domain-containing protein, protein MPLNFEPISLDRQAEYHACLTGCPQLLTSDFSFANIFGWAEHYGLEWAFHKGLCFIRQTKPETIHWAPIGPWESYNWADCKTMLESGKFTRVPEALTRLWSVAYGNNILIEESREHWDYIYSVEDLIALKGKKFHKKKNLLNQFKKSYLYTYESMAPECVEEVLEMQDEWYKWYEENNPSEALKAENHAITRVLHNIDQIDGLMGATLRVEGKVIAYTVAEPLCEDSIVIHFEKGDIRYKGVYQAINQMFLENDAAGFTNVNREQDLGDEGLRKAKLSYNPSFFLKKFEATLLK, encoded by the coding sequence ATGCCTCTGAATTTTGAACCGATCAGTTTAGACAGACAGGCAGAATATCATGCCTGCCTCACCGGATGCCCCCAACTGTTGACCAGCGATTTTTCCTTTGCCAACATATTCGGGTGGGCCGAACACTATGGCCTTGAATGGGCCTTTCACAAAGGCCTGTGCTTTATCCGCCAGACCAAGCCTGAAACCATCCACTGGGCGCCAATCGGCCCCTGGGAATCATACAACTGGGCTGATTGCAAAACCATGCTCGAAAGCGGTAAATTCACCCGCGTTCCTGAAGCACTGACACGCCTCTGGTCCGTTGCGTATGGCAACAACATCCTCATTGAGGAAAGCCGCGAACATTGGGACTACATATACTCAGTGGAAGACTTGATCGCGCTCAAGGGCAAGAAATTTCACAAGAAAAAAAACCTGCTCAACCAATTCAAGAAATCGTATCTCTACACATACGAATCCATGGCCCCCGAATGTGTGGAAGAAGTCCTGGAAATGCAGGATGAATGGTACAAGTGGTATGAAGAAAACAATCCGTCCGAAGCTCTCAAGGCAGAAAACCACGCAATCACCCGTGTCCTACACAACATAGACCAAATAGACGGCCTCATGGGTGCCACCCTGCGTGTGGAAGGCAAAGTCATTGCCTATACCGTGGCAGAGCCTCTGTGCGAAGATTCCATCGTCATCCACTTTGAGAAAGGCGATATCAGATACAAGGGCGTATACCAGGCCATCAATCAGATGTTTCTGGAAAACGACGCCGCCGGATTCACCAATGTCAACCGGGAACAGGACTTGGGCGATGAAGGACTGCGCAAGGCAAAACTGTCCTACAATCCGTCATTTTTCCTGAAAAAATTTGAAGCTACACTTTTGAAGTAA
- a CDS encoding ABC transporter ATP-binding protein, which translates to MNHAIIELKDVSYAFPNRDNALNKLNFHLHHGEKLGLFGPNGAGKTTMLHILMGLITPDQGTVELFGVPMTQHKIFDAARLKIGFLFQHSDDQLFCPTVLDDVAFGPLNQGLSKEAAAARAREALAIVGLSEFEDRIPHRMSGGEKKLVALATILAMRPEVLVLDEPTTGLSPEAKERLIQILQGLDMARLVVSHDPDFLAATTDRLIAMRDGRIRPGELKPHTHVHVHEEGDIPHQH; encoded by the coding sequence ATGAATCATGCGATAATCGAGCTGAAAGATGTCAGCTACGCATTCCCGAACCGGGACAACGCCTTGAACAAACTGAACTTTCATTTACACCATGGCGAAAAGCTCGGGCTGTTCGGACCAAACGGCGCAGGTAAGACCACCATGCTGCATATTCTCATGGGGCTGATCACGCCTGATCAGGGAACAGTGGAACTCTTCGGCGTACCCATGACCCAGCATAAGATCTTTGATGCAGCGCGATTGAAAATCGGCTTCCTGTTCCAACATTCCGACGACCAACTATTCTGCCCTACTGTACTCGACGACGTAGCCTTCGGGCCACTAAATCAAGGATTGTCCAAAGAGGCAGCCGCAGCACGAGCGCGAGAGGCGTTGGCTATTGTGGGATTATCAGAATTTGAAGACCGGATTCCCCACCGCATGTCAGGGGGAGAGAAAAAACTCGTAGCGCTGGCAACGATACTCGCCATGCGTCCTGAAGTGCTCGTGCTGGATGAGCCGACAACAGGGTTGTCACCCGAGGCCAAGGAAAGACTTATTCAGATATTGCAAGGTCTTGACATGGCACGGCTGGTGGTTTCACACGATCCAGACTTCCTTGCAGCGACCACGGACCGACTCATCGCCATGCGCGACGGACGCATCAGACCTGGAGAACTCAAACCACACACTCATGTTCACGTCCATGAAGAGGGCGATATCCCCCACCAGCACTAA
- a CDS encoding ATP-dependent helicase, with protein sequence MSIDFENELNEAQREAVQTTEGPVLVIAGAGSGKTRTIVYRLAHLVEMGVDPSQILLLTFTRKAAQEMLTRAEMILGRSLHGTSGGTFHSFAYSTLRQNAMDIGFDNGFTLMDRADSENICKEVKDDLKLGKGDRSFPRKSTLLDMITKSRNKELPIDTILEREAYHLNSYLDDLNEISDGYAHFKRNHALVDYDDLLFLVDKLLAENEPLRNQLQTRYRYIMVDEYQDTNLVQARIVKHLAGDKGNVMAVGDDAQSIYAFRGANVANILEFPTIFKGAKVIRLEKNYRSVQPILDLTNEILKGATTKFDKQLYSDLKSSNLPEVVHPLSDQSQAKLVVDQILELRRKYSLHDVAVLFRAGYQSFPLEVALTRIGIDYQKFGGIRFHEAAHIKDVLSYLRLVLNPHDLLAWQRALDHIKGVGPKTVANIYKAIHSRDDKYLNKMTKKHEQLGELLGELNRLRAGSSKPSTVLESILAFYQPIITEKYPDDYPKRQAGLEQLSQIAVNYSDMEQFLGDLSLDGDPEDEKRKEDAVVLSTVHSAKGLEWSAVIIIDLVEDRFPSRRAMQRAEDLEEERRLMYVACTRAKKCLKLFIPSSVYNRASGMSEPTLPSPFILELPDTVFDRMNESYGGGLEKKRKRGTTGATSTTPLSRSSDSEPQFSAKPKTDPLKLGFCRHKIFGKGKIIAHIEPNKYRVNFPGFGLKVIIGDYLELI encoded by the coding sequence ATGAGCATAGACTTCGAAAATGAACTCAATGAGGCACAGCGCGAGGCAGTCCAGACTACAGAAGGGCCGGTACTCGTCATAGCCGGTGCCGGGTCAGGCAAGACACGCACCATCGTCTACCGACTGGCCCACCTTGTAGAAATGGGTGTTGATCCAAGCCAGATTCTGCTCCTGACCTTTACCCGCAAGGCCGCTCAGGAAATGCTGACCCGCGCCGAAATGATTCTTGGCCGTTCCCTGCACGGCACATCAGGTGGCACCTTCCACTCCTTTGCGTACTCCACGCTGCGCCAGAACGCCATGGACATCGGATTCGACAACGGATTCACGCTGATGGACCGTGCCGACAGCGAAAATATCTGCAAAGAAGTCAAAGACGACCTCAAACTCGGCAAAGGGGATCGCTCCTTCCCAAGAAAATCCACCCTGCTGGACATGATTACGAAATCTCGCAACAAGGAATTGCCCATTGATACCATCCTTGAGCGGGAAGCATATCACCTGAACTCCTATCTGGATGATCTGAACGAAATTTCTGACGGTTACGCCCATTTCAAACGAAACCACGCACTGGTGGACTATGACGACCTCCTGTTTCTGGTAGACAAGCTGCTCGCAGAAAACGAACCGCTGCGCAACCAGCTCCAAACACGATATCGCTACATTATGGTGGACGAGTATCAAGACACCAATCTGGTTCAGGCTCGTATTGTCAAACATCTGGCTGGCGACAAGGGTAATGTTATGGCTGTTGGCGATGACGCGCAGTCCATCTATGCCTTCCGTGGAGCCAATGTTGCCAACATTCTTGAATTTCCCACGATATTCAAAGGTGCCAAGGTCATTCGCCTTGAAAAAAACTACCGATCTGTTCAGCCCATTCTCGATCTGACCAATGAAATTCTCAAGGGTGCAACCACCAAGTTCGACAAACAGCTCTATTCCGACCTCAAGAGCAGCAACCTGCCCGAAGTGGTCCACCCGCTCAGCGATCAGAGCCAGGCAAAACTTGTAGTGGATCAGATACTGGAATTGCGACGCAAATACTCGCTTCATGACGTAGCTGTTCTGTTCCGAGCGGGATACCAATCGTTCCCGTTGGAAGTCGCCCTGACGCGCATTGGTATTGATTACCAGAAATTCGGTGGTATTCGGTTTCACGAAGCCGCCCATATCAAGGACGTACTGTCCTACCTACGGTTGGTGCTCAACCCGCATGATCTCTTGGCATGGCAACGTGCTCTGGATCATATCAAGGGTGTCGGCCCGAAAACCGTAGCGAATATTTACAAAGCCATCCATTCGCGCGACGACAAGTACTTGAACAAGATGACCAAAAAGCATGAACAGCTCGGAGAACTCCTCGGAGAGCTGAACAGACTCCGTGCCGGCTCATCCAAACCATCAACTGTTCTTGAATCAATTCTTGCCTTCTACCAACCTATTATTACTGAAAAATACCCTGATGATTATCCAAAACGTCAGGCAGGGTTGGAGCAACTCAGCCAGATCGCAGTCAATTATTCCGACATGGAACAATTCCTCGGCGATCTCAGTCTGGACGGTGACCCGGAAGATGAAAAACGTAAGGAAGACGCTGTTGTGCTCTCCACCGTCCATTCCGCCAAAGGCCTGGAATGGTCCGCTGTCATCATCATCGACCTCGTGGAAGACCGATTCCCGTCCCGCAGGGCTATGCAGCGTGCTGAAGATTTGGAAGAGGAACGCCGCCTCATGTATGTAGCCTGCACCCGTGCCAAGAAATGCCTCAAACTCTTTATACCAAGCTCGGTTTACAACCGAGCCAGCGGCATGTCAGAGCCGACCCTCCCCAGTCCATTCATACTTGAATTGCCGGATACGGTTTTCGACAGAATGAACGAATCCTATGGAGGCGGCCTGGAAAAGAAACGTAAACGCGGTACAACTGGCGCAACCAGCACAACTCCTTTGTCCCGGTCAAGCGACAGTGAACCGCAATTCTCAGCCAAGCCCAAAACCGATCCATTGAAACTCGGGTTCTGCCGTCACAAAATTTTCGGCAAAGGGAAAATTATCGCCCACATTGAACCGAACAAATATAGAGTCAATTTCCCGGGATTTGGCCTCAAGGTCATCATCGGAGATTATCTGGAACTCATCTAA
- the tsaA gene encoding tRNA (N6-threonylcarbamoyladenosine(37)-N6)-methyltransferase TrmO: MDTTLVIIGVIHSDITDLATAPKMENEPGAVRARIELDPAYEVGLDAMEIGAQLELFTWLHKADRSILKVHPRGDHTQPQRGVFSTRSPSRPNPIGLHRVTLVAIEEPLTLVVEPLEALNGTPVIDIKTKPKGY, from the coding sequence ATGGACACCACTCTCGTTATCATAGGCGTCATTCACTCCGACATAACCGATCTTGCCACAGCCCCCAAGATGGAAAACGAACCGGGAGCCGTACGCGCTCGCATCGAACTGGACCCGGCATATGAAGTCGGCTTAGACGCCATGGAAATCGGCGCGCAGCTCGAATTATTCACATGGCTGCACAAGGCAGATCGAAGCATTCTCAAAGTCCACCCACGTGGAGACCATACCCAGCCCCAACGCGGTGTCTTCTCCACGCGCTCTCCGTCCCGCCCCAATCCCATCGGATTGCACCGGGTCACATTAGTCGCCATTGAAGAGCCGCTGACACTCGTGGTTGAACCTTTGGAAGCACTTAACGGCACTCCTGTCATTGATATCAAGACGAAGCCCAAGGGGTACTGA
- a CDS encoding dipeptide ABC transporter ATP-binding protein: MPPLLELINVTKHFKVTSGLLGLQSGLVRAVDGVSLHVNKGETLGLVGESGCGKSTLAKCIMGLESVTSGEVIFDNKALSTWNEKSLRSKIQMIFQDPYSSLNPRQKIGAIIREGLDIHKIGTKSERQEKVNGLLQLVGLQPEHGLRYPHEFSGGQRQRVAVARTLALDPKLIVCDEPVSALDVSVQAQVLGLLKDLQTQFGLTYVFISHDLSVVSHISDNVAVMYLGRIMEIGSSKDLFNSPKHPYTQALLSAVLLPDPTSIPKRIPLTGDLPSPMNPPTGCPFHPRCPLAFDKCKKDRPELMGGESGTKVACWLHNA; the protein is encoded by the coding sequence ATGCCACCGCTTCTCGAACTCATCAATGTCACCAAACATTTCAAAGTTACCAGTGGATTACTGGGACTTCAATCTGGTCTTGTCCGCGCTGTGGATGGCGTTAGCCTGCATGTCAACAAAGGTGAAACCCTGGGACTGGTAGGTGAATCAGGATGCGGCAAATCCACATTGGCAAAATGTATCATGGGACTGGAATCCGTCACGAGCGGAGAAGTCATCTTCGACAACAAGGCTCTTTCGACATGGAATGAAAAATCCCTGCGCAGCAAGATTCAGATGATCTTTCAAGATCCGTACTCTTCGCTGAACCCACGCCAAAAGATCGGGGCCATCATCCGAGAAGGATTGGACATTCACAAGATCGGCACCAAAAGCGAGAGACAGGAAAAGGTCAACGGCCTTCTCCAGTTGGTTGGACTCCAGCCCGAACACGGACTTCGATATCCTCATGAGTTTTCCGGTGGCCAACGACAACGCGTGGCCGTGGCGCGCACACTTGCTCTGGACCCCAAACTCATCGTCTGTGACGAACCTGTTTCGGCCCTCGACGTATCAGTACAGGCTCAGGTTCTCGGCCTGCTTAAAGACCTACAGACACAATTCGGCCTGACTTATGTTTTCATATCGCACGACCTGTCTGTGGTCAGCCACATCTCTGACAATGTGGCTGTCATGTACCTTGGTCGAATCATGGAGATCGGCTCAAGCAAGGATTTGTTCAATTCTCCCAAACATCCGTATACCCAAGCTCTTCTGTCCGCCGTACTGCTACCAGACCCAACCAGTATTCCCAAACGAATTCCATTGACCGGCGACCTGCCCAGTCCAATGAATCCGCCAACCGGCTGCCCATTTCACCCACGCTGCCCCCTAGCATTCGACAAATGCAAAAAAGATCGCCCAGAACTCATGGGCGGAGAATCTGGCACCAAGGTCGCATGTTGGCTTCATAACGCCTGA
- the thiL gene encoding thiamine-phosphate kinase, giving the protein MKSEAQFLELIDTHFKGNHEYVALGRGDDCAVLTGGKDYCVSSDLFLEDVHFRREYFSAADIGYKALAVNISDIAAMGAKPVAFTMDLMIPSNLDDEFWNDFFKSMGMLARQNDIILAGGDLSRADKLGVSISIFGVAGSTGFLKRQNCAYGDILFTIGDIGLARAGLMALEASGEKAREVLPAAVLAHLRPKPKVMIGTLLNAAGVKGLMDISDGLAHDLPRFLGPELGADLTIEANNLNSNVTKFAQTIDVDPVEFAILGGEDYALLGAVSPFEAGKAESVPGFTRIGTVTKTLGLTVNGKPFTTPGFDHFTD; this is encoded by the coding sequence ATGAAAAGCGAAGCACAATTCCTTGAACTCATTGACACACATTTCAAAGGAAACCATGAATACGTCGCTCTTGGACGTGGAGACGACTGCGCAGTCCTGACCGGCGGAAAAGACTATTGCGTCTCTTCCGATCTTTTTCTGGAAGACGTCCACTTCCGACGTGAATATTTTTCAGCGGCTGACATAGGATACAAGGCCCTGGCCGTTAACATCAGTGACATTGCAGCCATGGGTGCCAAACCCGTGGCCTTTACCATGGATCTCATGATTCCCTCCAATCTGGATGACGAATTTTGGAATGATTTCTTCAAGTCCATGGGGATGCTGGCCCGACAAAATGACATCATACTCGCGGGCGGAGACTTGAGCAGAGCCGACAAGCTGGGAGTGTCGATTTCCATTTTCGGCGTCGCCGGTTCTACCGGATTTCTCAAGCGCCAAAACTGCGCATATGGCGACATCCTTTTCACCATCGGCGACATCGGCCTGGCTCGTGCCGGACTTATGGCTCTTGAAGCATCAGGGGAAAAGGCCCGTGAAGTCCTGCCCGCCGCAGTGCTGGCACACCTGCGTCCCAAGCCGAAGGTCATGATCGGCACCCTGCTCAACGCAGCGGGGGTCAAGGGACTCATGGACATTTCCGACGGACTGGCACATGATCTGCCACGCTTCCTAGGCCCTGAACTCGGCGCCGACCTGACCATTGAGGCAAACAACCTCAATTCAAACGTCACCAAATTTGCCCAGACTATCGACGTCGATCCCGTGGAATTTGCCATACTCGGTGGAGAAGATTATGCTCTGCTCGGAGCGGTTTCTCCTTTCGAAGCCGGAAAAGCGGAATCTGTTCCAGGGTTTACACGCATAGGAACTGTAACAAAAACGCTCGGGCTGACGGTGAATGGAAAACCGTTCACCACACCCGGATTCGATCATTTCACCGACTAA
- a CDS encoding HD domain-containing protein, whose product MLTRQEAFELLKEHNTEANLINHALESEAVMRGLAARLGQDEELWGITGLLHDLDYTVTKEVHDRHGLDSVDLLTDKLPDEALAAIRRHAYEMNGSDKPETNFDYALRCGETVTGLVHAGALVRPTKIDGMKPKSLKKKMKDKAFAASVNRDCIRECDKIGLELGEFLEIAINSITAIAPEVGLVAE is encoded by the coding sequence ATGCTAACTCGTCAAGAAGCTTTTGAACTGTTGAAAGAACACAACACCGAAGCCAATCTCATCAACCACGCACTGGAATCAGAAGCCGTCATGCGCGGTCTGGCTGCCAGACTGGGGCAGGATGAAGAACTCTGGGGTATCACCGGCCTGCTCCACGACCTCGACTACACAGTCACCAAGGAAGTTCACGATCGCCATGGACTGGACAGCGTTGACCTGCTCACAGACAAACTCCCGGACGAAGCTCTCGCCGCAATCCGCCGTCATGCATATGAAATGAATGGCTCGGATAAACCGGAAACCAATTTTGACTATGCTTTACGCTGCGGCGAAACCGTAACCGGCCTTGTCCACGCAGGTGCGCTGGTTCGCCCCACCAAAATCGATGGAATGAAACCCAAGAGTCTGAAAAAGAAAATGAAGGACAAAGCGTTTGCCGCCAGTGTCAACCGCGACTGTATCCGTGAATGTGACAAGATAGGTCTGGAGCTGGGAGAATTCCTTGAAATCGCCATAAACTCCATCACTGCCATAGCTCCCGAAGTCGGCCTGGTTGCCGAATAA